The Plasmodium vivax chromosome 12, whole genome shotgun sequence genomic interval ACATTCGCTCCCCTCTCATTGGCACATTTGTTgtgtaaaaaggggcatGTGTATGTGTCCTCACCTGTATGAAGTGGCTAGcttagctagccaaaatgccCTCTGctggtgtaaaaaaaaaaaaataataaaaaaaaaaaaaaaacctgacTCGTTCATAACTTTTTAACCACTCTGTGCACACTAGTAGAACATgtcagcaaaaaatgggaaaagtcGCACCGCGCGATAGTAAAACTGGCACGTGTGTCACCACAGATGGTTGATCCGTTTATGCGATGAGTGAACCCTATGTGGTGGAGTTAGGGAAATgcatttttccctcttcttgTAATCCAATCATTGCCTCCAACTATTTGTCTTTCTACATTTTGCATAGAGATGCCGCTTCGAACGGTAAGCACCTCCCCCCAATTTGTGTGGAAGTGAGCAGCGAAAAACAAAGTTGGCACAGTTCCAACGAACTGCTGCACGGTCTACACGTTACGATGTCGATATGGGGGGATTTCCTCCTAGTTTGGGCCTCCCTCTGGGAGAGGAAAACATATGTATGCGTTACTCCAaaggaggcgaaaaaaaagagggagaaaagcAGATCCCTCCATATGTACGTCCTATATACGCAATTCATGTAAATCAAAGTGAGCTGCTTCGGGGAGGTATGCCAGTTGGGGCCCTCAACCGGCGCGCACTCCAGGTGGTACCCTGACTCATACgaacaggtaaaaaaaaaaaaaaaaaagcaacaaagcAACAAAGCAACAAAGCAACGAAGCGACGAAGCGACGAAGCGACGAAGCGACGAAGCGACGAAGCGACGAAGCGACAAAGCAGGGTCCGAACGGAAAAGCGAAAACGGTTACCCCTATTTCGATTCATTTAATGATACATCTTTGGCAAAATTTTAACTTGGCATCCTTTTACTGTGTTAACCTCCCCTACGAACTGCCGCTTCCCATCACCACGCTTTGAGTTGTTCCgctatacatttttattacccCTTTGCATTCCCACTGAAAAGGGCGGGGAAGTTGGGCACCAGTTGCGCGTCGACTGCACCTCAGGAGGTGAACGGGGGCTTCTTTGCATAGCAGCACCCGCGTGAGCCTCTGTGTATACCTTCGTGCATCCCTCCTGCATCGCTTATGCACGTAGAAGAGGCCACATCGTGAAGCTTCTCCCTCCCTTGCCCTTCCACAGAACgacgatttttttcccccaccgcCAAACACTTGGCATTGCTGTATGCATTGCTGTTCTTTGTGCAGTCGGACTGGATGCTGGAAGGCTTGGCTAATTTGTCGCCCCCGCGTGGTTAAGTAGATCGCTACGACGCGTCaacgcttcgccgctttgccgcttaccactttgttgtttttttttccttttttttcctgcccctTCTCTTGCTTGGATAGCCCCCGCGGCCCTTCCCCACATCGGAAAAAAGAATCTTCCATTGAAGccacgccgccccccccctgctgcggTGGCTCTACGAAATTAAGAGAGAATCCCCTCCCCGCGCGTTCAGCACATTTtacgccgcttcgccgcttttaCGCCTCTTAGCCGCATTTACACCGCTTAGCCGCCTTtacaccgcttcccccttttgagcaGCTCGCCTGTTCACCAGCTGCGCGCCGGTTGGTGATTTGGCCAAGCGcatccgccgctccccccacaGAGGAGGCGTGCAAGatgagtttttttctccccaaaGGATGCAGCACAAGGAAGTGGTACAAGAGAACTAATTTTTTCGGTCAGGGCAATTACGAAAGGACGCTAGCTGTACTGTTAAGCAGTAGCGTCGTGTATTACTGCACACTGAGAGATGAGGAGAGGAGAAGGGAGTTCAAATCACAtgcgaaaaatgtaaagaggGACCTAAGTTCATTCCTCCATTGGAGGCAACCCAACGGTGGAAATGAGACCCTTTTCAGAAGCAAAGCCATATCCTTCTGCGAcagcagcaaaaagggattCCGTCACCCCTTGTGGAGATCAGAAGAGAAGAGGCCCatcgaaaaaatggagaatgCCATTCTCTTTAGTGGCTCCTCCAACCCCCTGTTAAGTAAAGACATCGCAGATCATCTGGGCACTATACTAGGGAGAGTACACTTGAAGAGATTCGCAGATGGGGAGGTCTCCATGCAATTCTTGGAAAGCATCCGAGGGAAGGATGTCTACATTATACAGCCAACATGTCCTCCTGTTAACGAAAATCTAATTGAGTTATTACTAATGATTTCAACCTGTAGGAGAGCATCCGCGAAGAAGATCACCGCAGTGATCCCCTACTATGGGTATGCAAGACAGGATAGGAAGCTAAGTTCTAGGGTACCCATATCAGCAGCTGATGTTGCCAGGATGATAGAAGCTATGGGAGTAGACCGTGTGGTTGCCATAGATTTACATTCGGGACAAATACAAGGGTTCTTTGGCCCTAGAGTACCTGTAGATAATTTAGAAGCCCAACTGATAGGGCTAGACTACTTCACCAAGAAGGACCTATACAAGCCCGTAATCGTATCCCCAGATGCGGGGGGGGTATACCGAGCAAGGAAGTTCCAAGACGGGCTCAACCACCGCGGGATAAGTGAATGTGGTATTGCCATGTTAATAAAGCAGAGGACCAAACCGaatgaaattgaaaaaatggacCTCGTTGGAAATGTATACGACTCGGATGTGATCATAGTAGATGATATGATCGACACGTCTGGAACTTTATGTGAAGCTGCCAAGCAACTGAAGAAGCATGGCGCCAGGAGAGTGTTCGCCTTCGCTACGCACGGCCTTTTCTCCGGACCCGCTATTGACCGCATCGAGAATTCCCCCCTCGAGGAGGTCGTCGTGACGGACACCGTCAAGTCGAACAAGAACATCGACAGCTGCAAGAAGATCACCAAGCTGAGCGTCTCCGTGCTCGTGGCCGACGCGATAAGGCGCATCCACCAGAAGGAGTCGCTCAACGACCTGTTCAACATAAAGGGGTAGAAGCGCGGCGGTTTAGCGGCGCGGCGGTTTAGGAGCGAATCCGTTTAGCAGCGAATCCGTTTAGCAGCGAATCCGTTTAgcagcgaagcggtgaagattAGAGGTGGTGAAGATTAGAGGCGGTGAAGATTAGAAGCTCCCCCGGCTGTTTGCTGCTGCGCTGTGTCGACTTTTTTAAGGGTCAAAGAGCGCCCGTCACGTGGTCCACATCACCTGATCGCTCCATCATGTGGTCCACCCCCTGCTCGTTCTTCAAGGGAAGGGAGCACTTGGGAGGTGCAGCTACGCAAAAGAATGAAGCCAAGTAATAATGAAGCAAATTAATAACGAAGTGACGGCTTGGCAGGTGAATACCTCCCCACCGCCCCTGCAGAAGCAACACCAAGCAACCGCGTTTGTTACTCATTCGTATGTTTTTGCGTATTCATCCGTTTGGCTGTGTTGCGCGTCGCCGTAGAGCAGCGCGTTCGAGGAGCGCAGTAGAGCAGCGTTTTCGAGCAGCGTCTTTCAGCGGCGCTTTTTAGCTGCTCCTTCTAGCCGCTCCTTCCTGCTGCCCCTTccaacttcttccccccaagtatgtcattttaaaaaaacgcatatGCTAACTGTGAACAGCGGAGTGATTATTCCTCCCAGTGCGATCACGTCCAACCGAACGGCAGGTGTATCTCCCCATGTGGGAAAAGGGACCCACCGGAAGGAGGCGATCCCCATCAGTTTATCAGTAAGCGGTCTACAAAAGgtgctgaatttttttttttatttttttggccaaTCCATCCAATTTGTTGCGATTCACCTGTTGGCCTATTTTCGTTCGTTCCGATCTGCTCAATGTGCTTCCACCAAAGGGGGTAAAGTGGTTACCTTTAATGGAGACGCTCGAGGGGGTTGGGCGGCGTGAACGGCGGCGTTAACCGCGGATGCAACGTGGGAgcgagagaaaaaaaaaaataaaataaaaaaatactatccttttttttagctgtttttttttttttttctccccccgatGAGAGCCAAACTGACGAGTGCGACTCCACCCCCCCTCGACCGCTCGCGGGATGCACGATAAGCACGTACACGTGGAACACTCATTAGCCGCTTCCTTTTCTGGAGAGGCTCCAACAGGGACCCTTCCCACTCTGCCCAACCGAGCAATCCACACTACTTCTACCTTTCGTAAGCTCCTTCGAAAGAGAATCAGTCGTGCGCTTGGCCgatcttctgcttctccttcctctcccCCACTGCGAATCTCCCCCACTGTAGGGATTTACAAGCTGACCCCTCCGAGCACCACACGGATGAGTTCACCAATACCTACGTGAGTATCACTCAAGCACGTCCacgctttcctttttccctcgttcccccccccgcccAAAATGAGCTCCAACTCGCCGAAGGACTTTGTCGAGAGCCTGAAGGGGCGAGTTGTTATAGTGCGCCTGAACAACGGGTCAGATTTCAAGGGCATTTTGGCCTGCCTGGATGAACGCATGAACGTCGCGCTGGAGCAGACCGAGGAGTTCTTTGAGGGCGAGCTCGTCGAGAGCTACTACGACGCCTTCATTCGCGGCAACAACGTGTTTTACATTCGCGCCATCGACGATGAGTAGGTGAAGAGGCGGCGACGTGGGAAGCGATACGCGAAGCGACATGCGAAGCGACAGAGCAGGATCGatggagaagaggaagctgCGAATGAGAAGGTACCCCCCGTACACATGACGGACGCGGAAGACCATCCCAGCGTGGAGAGCAGCCACATGTGCAGGCGTCATGCACACAGCGTGCCCACGcgaaacgttttttttttttttttttaagtgtgcATCCCCCATTTCTGCTGTTAAGTAGATAACACCAACTGCAGTAGCCACTAGCGTGAATAACCTTCTGTGTGATCGACGTTAAAGGTGCGTCGGGAAGGACCACCACATGAGTGTCGATAGTGAAGAACGCTATGCTGAAACGATGAGATGTCTACACCCAACATGGTAAACCTTTCTTTAGTAGGCGAAAAAAGGCGGGGAGCCAGAAGCTATAACTAGTATATGGTAGCAGGTAACTCGTAATCGTTAACCCTAACTCCTAACACTAACCATAAACCCTAATCTCTAACCGTAACCCTAATCACTAACCCAAACCCTAATCACTCACCCCAACATTAATAACTAATCCTAACCCTAACCATAACCCTAACACTAATCactaaccctaaccctaaaccctaattGCTAAACCTAACCCTAATTGCTAACCCTAACACTAATTGCTAACTCTAACCCTAATCattaaccctaaccctaattgcgaaccctaaccctaattgcgaaccctaaccctaaccctaattgcgaaccctaaccctaaccgTTAATTGCTAACCCTGGACGCGCCGCTCTCGTCATACGCGCAGGTAGCAGGCGAAGGGGGTGCCCCCCATGGGAAGTAACACacagttttttaaaaaaaaggcacggCGACAGGACAGTTTAAAGGGGCACACTTATCTCGTAAAAGAAATGTAATATGCTCTAGCAAGGGTTACACacgggaggggaaaaaaaaaaaaggggcacaccttatggggggagaagaaagaGGCGGTTAAGCGATAAACTGAGTACCACTAAACACtgcctctttctttttctctctctcactctctctctctctctgtCCCCCCAAAAGGCTCATTACAATTTGACCCATATGAAAGTTGCACACCCCTCCacgtagggaaaaaaaaaaaaaaggaaaaactctCTCTCattgaaaaggggaagtcaCCTTTAAATGAGCGCCTTCATCCTTTTAGTCTCCGCAACTGCCTCGTCGAACTTGGTCTTCTCCTCGGCATTCAGCTGCAACTCGATGACTTGCTCAACTCCGGTGCCCCCGATAACGAGAGGAGTACCACCAAAGATGTTGCTGTGGCCGTATTGTCCCTCTAGTAGAGTGGAACAAACAAGCACTTTCTTTATATCCTTCAAATAAGATTCGGCCATTTCGATGATGGCAGCAGCTGGGGCAACATAAGGAGAGGCAAGGAGGTTCACAATCTCCAAAGCAGTGTTCACAGTGCGATCAAATATGccttccacttcttcatctgtaatctttttgttattaataaattcttGCAATGGGATACCTCCAACTGTGATGTACCTTTTCAGGAGAACCATCTTGTTCCCATGTGCACCGACAATGAGTGCATTAACATCTCTCGGGCAGACGTTCAACTTCTGCGATATGTAATATTTCAGTCTAGATGTATCTAGCACACCACCTAATCcgatgattttattttttgggacTCCGGAATGCTCGAAGAGTAACTGCACCATCACGTCCACTGGGTTCGTCACCACAATGATAAAGGCATTGGGGCAAAGGTTCTTAATATGTCCCCCAATCTCaatcataattttgttattcaaGGGGAGTAAATCATCTCGGTTCCATTCCTTGTCGCTCTTTCCTGGTGCTTTAGTAAATCCCGCAGTGACGATCACCACGTCGGCTCCCTTCAAGTCATCATACGAGTTCGAGCCAGTCACCTTGCAATTGGAATAAGCCATCACATTCGAGTGAGACGTATCTAGTGCCTTTCCTTGGGGCATGTTTTTCACTACGTCAAACATCACTACGTCCCCCAGGTTCTTCTGCACAATCAGCGTGGCCATCACGCCTCCGATCATGCCCGACCCGACGAGCACAATTTTGGGTTTCGGCGTCATcttgcaaaggggggaagcaaagggggggaagcaaagggggggaagcaaaaggagaggaagaaaagaagagggCTGGCACAACTGCACAGTTCCGCTGAAGGGCGAGGGAGAGTGTTCACCTGCCTCTACAAGCTTCTACCTATTGGGGGATGAGCCCGTGGGCCAAAGGTTcttgcaaaatggggcaagtatatatataccttttTGGAGAGGAGATACGTTTCGCTTTGTCGCGTGTAGAGGGAGCGAGCAAATCGTGCTGTTGATGCGCAGGAgcttttttgtgcaaatgttTGTGAGCGTGTTTGCAGAAAACCGTTTCGCAATCGTTTGGCAATCTGAACGTatccttttgggggggaagcttatttgatgtttattttttttgttattattttattgttttatttttttatttatttttttttttcaaccgcCAACCCCAACGCTGCGAGTGCCAGCGTGCACCCACCTTTGCGCGCCGCTGACGGAGGGCCAAAATGGGGCACTCGCGGCCCCTCAGCAGCGCCCCGCGCGGCCAATGCATGCGTACACCCCGCGGTGGGGAAGTAAAGGGTCATCCCCCCGGCGTAGAGGTGGAGAGCGGCGGTGGGGCGGCTGTACAGCGGCGGAGTAGCACCCAAGCGAGGTGGCCCCGTCACATCCCCCTGACGCTCGCGCTCTCAGCGGTGCAGTTCGCGGCGCAATCCGCATCGGCTGAGGGGCCAGGGGGAGGGCGCCGCCAAGAGGGCTTCCCCCAGAAGAGGCCCCCCGGCGGCGCGCACATACTCTCCCTAGAGGGGGCGCTAACGTGTGGGCCGCTTTGAACTCGCCGCTCCGCATGCGCCCCTCCCTCAGGGGGCAGTTCGCTCGGTAGCTCCCGAGTAGCTTCCAGCGTATCTCCCTGCGTAGCTCCCTCCGTAGCTGGTTAGCAGCCCGTTTGTACGTGGCCGGCTTGTCGTCACCACAGCTCGGCAGCTCCCCTGCGTCGCTTCCCCGccgcttctctcccccgCGTACGCCCTGCATACGAGCCGCCACTCCGGCACATGCACTCATTCCGTTCTCTCTCCCGAGATGGTTGCCCGGGTGCCCCACATATAGGTGTAAGTGcagcggtgaagtggtgaagcggtgaagtggtgaagcggcgcacctgtgggggaaaaaaaaaaaaaaagtcacacCCCCGTGGTGGGTTCACCACTGATCGTTTAACTGAGCATATTGCCCCGCGTTCCATGCGAAACGCACGAGGGGTGCAGTCGCGTtgacctccccccccccattgGTGAAGTCTACGGGGAGGCGGCGCGACCATACGGGTGAGGTAACTCCTGCCCCAACAGGTTTCCACCGCAGTTGGTTggctccccatttgggaggCTGCGCGGTCGCTTCGTTTGCGCTGTATTCCCCTTCGGTGTGCCCCCCTCACAGTATACACTGCCATAAGAGGGGCACGGCCAACCGGAcgatttcccccctcccttcCTCTAGCTAGAGGGACGgccctccccccaaatgagtttcaaaaataaaagggcaAAATTTGTCACCATCTAGAGGCACGAtttgtctcctttttttttttgttcactcCTGTCTTGGTGaagcttcccttttttttcccttccatCGTCCGCTCAGCAAAGAGGGAGGCGAGCATAGCGGTCGTATAATTATTCCCCCGCTACGctcgcctcctccccctaAGGGGGTGCTCCTCATCCCAAGTGGTTTCACCCTTGacgtgggaaaaaaacacaacatGGGAAGCGGAAAAGGTGGGGAAGCAACGGAGAGGTACGGGGAGTGCCTGACAAGGCTCTATCGAACGCACTCTCTAAAGTTGGGGCTGGAAAGAATGAAGGCGCTAAGCGAGAGCTTCGGAAATCCAGGTGATAGTTACAAGACAATTCACGTGGCTGGCACGAATGGAAAAGGATCCGTGTGCCACAAAATAAGTGTCTCTTTAAAGCTGCGCAACTACAGAGTGGGGCTGTTTACATCTCCACATGTATTCTCCCTCCGAGAAAGAATCAAAGTGGATGACGAGTGTATAAGTGAAGAGGACTTGGTCTCTCTCGTGGGGGAAGTTTGGAAGAAGGCAGACGAGCTGGACCTGAAGCCATCCTTTTTTGAAACTGTAACCATCGTTGCGTATCTGTTCTTTAGAGCGAAAGGTGTGGATTATGCAGTCGTGGAGACTGGGATTGGGGGTCGCCTAGATGCAAccaacattttgaagaagccaGATTTGGTCATCATCACCTCGATTGGCTACGATCATCAACAGCTCTTAGGGACCCACCTCAGTGACATttgcgaagaaaaaattgggatAATTAAACGCAGCACAAGTGTAGTCGTCGGGCCGTCCGTATCACTCTATAGGAGCCTCTTCACCAGAGCTACCGACTTGGGCTGCACCCTTACGGTCGTCCCACCGGAACCTCGCGGAGAGACATTCAACGAGGAAAACACAAGAATAGCAACGGAGGCGCTTAAGGTCCTAAAGGTAGATGCTCCATCAGATCCCATTCTCCAAGCAGTAATATGTGTGAAGCCTCCACTAAGGATGCAGTACCTTGCTAGTGAACAGCTGGAGCATGTGATGAAGAAggtttccccctcccctgggAGTTTCACCAGTGGGGCTTCTCTCCCCCTGGCTGTCATCCTCGACGTGGGCCACAACGAAACGGCCGTCGATCGGCTCTGCCAAGATGTCAACTGCTTCCACAAGGGCAGGCCCATACGCGTCTGCGTCTGCGCCACCCGCCCGCGCAGCCTGGCCATCTTCCAGCCCCTCGTGGCGCACTTCCAGGGCCTCCTCCAGGTGGGCAGCGGCGAGGAGAAAAGCGGAACGACGTGGAGCGGAGTTCCGTCCCTCCCCGACGCGCTGTTGCCTTTTCGACGCACTATATCGCTTCTTCGTATTCCTATTATGTGGACTCGTCTGCCAATTTGCCCACCTCTCCTTCGTCTGCGTCTACcaatttttcctccccccccgcaggacgTCCTGTACCTCCCCTCCCTGAACGACCGCACGTACGATTTCGCCGAAGTTGCAGAAATGCTCAACGGAGACGAGCAGATAAGTGGCGAGCTGCGGGGGCTGCTACTGCGCAGCGCCGAGAAGGTGACTGGGTGGCTGGCAGGCAACCCCTACACGCGCGGTAAGGCTGGCGAAGGCGCGCCCAAGAGTACCCATAAGAGTGTCCCAAAGGGTGCCCATAAGCATTCCCATAAGTGTGCCCATAGGCATTCCCATAAGTGTGCCCATAGGCATTCCCATAAGCACTCCCCAATCGCTTCACATGAGAATGctctccctccccccaagGCACCATCCCCCTGATCGTGAAAAACGCCTTCCTCGAGTGCTGCAAGGACAAGTCCATTTTGCTTATCTGCGGGACCTTTTTCATGTTTGATGAAGTCCTGCCCGTCTTT includes:
- a CDS encoding phosphoribosylpyrophosphate synthetase, putative (encoded by transcript PVX_116620A); this translates as MSFFLPKGCSTRKWYKRTNFFGQGNYERTLAVLLSSSVVYYCTLRDEERRREFKSHAKNVKRDLSSFLHWRQPNGGNETLFRSKAISFCDSSKKGFRHPLWRSEEKRPIEKMENAILFSGSSNPLLSKDIADHLGTILGRVHLKRFADGEVSMQFLESIRGKDVYIIQPTCPPVNENLIELLLMISTCRRASAKKITAVIPYYGYARQDRKLSSRVPISAADVARMIEAMGVDRVVAIDLHSGQIQGFFGPRVPVDNLEAQLIGLDYFTKKDLYKPVIVSPDAGGVYRARKFQDGLNHRGISECGIAMLIKQRTKPNEIEKMDLVGNVYDSDVIIVDDMIDTSGTLCEAAKQLKKHGARRVFAFATHGLFSGPAIDRIENSPLEEVVVTDTVKSNKNIDSCKKITKLSVSVLVADAIRRIHQKESLNDLFNIKG
- a CDS encoding U6 snRNA-associated Sm-like protein LSm6, putative (encoded by transcript PVX_116625A): MSSNSPKDFVESLKGRVVIVRLNNGSDFKGILACLDERMNVALEQTEEFFEGELVESYYDAFIRGNNVFYIRAIDDE
- a CDS encoding lactate dehydrogenase (encoded by transcript PVX_116630A) is translated as MTPKPKIVLVGSGMIGGVMATLIVQKNLGDVVMFDVVKNMPQGKALDTSHSNVMAYSNCKVTGSNSYDDLKGADVVIVTAGFTKAPGKSDKEWNRDDLLPLNNKIMIEIGGHIKNLCPNAFIIVVTNPVDVMVQLLFEHSGVPKNKIIGLGGVLDTSRLKYYISQKLNVCPRDVNALIVGAHGNKMVLLKRYITVGGIPLQEFINNKKITDEEVEGIFDRTVNTALEIVNLLASPYVAPAAAIIEMAESYLKDIKKVLVCSTLLEGQYGHSNIFGGTPLVIGGTGVEQVIELQLNAEEKTKFDEAVAETKRMKALI
- a CDS encoding dihydrofolate synthase/folylpolyglutamate synthase, putative (encoded by transcript PVX_116635A); amino-acid sequence: MGSGKGGEATERYGECLTRLYRTHSLKLGLERMKALSESFGNPGDSYKTIHVAGTNGKGSVCHKISVSLKLRNYRVGLFTSPHVFSLRERIKVDDECISEEDLVSLVGEVWKKADELDLKPSFFETVTIVAYLFFRAKGVDYAVVETGIGGRLDATNILKKPDLVIITSIGYDHQQLLGTHLSDICEEKIGIIKRSTSVVVGPSVSLYRSLFTRATDLGCTLTVVPPEPRGETFNEENTRIATEALKVLKVDAPSDPILQAVICVKPPLRMQYLASEQLEHVMKKVSPSPGSFTSGASLPLAVILDVGHNETAVDRLCQDVNCFHKGRPIRVCVCATRPRSLAIFQPLVAHFQGLLQVGSGEEKSGTTWSGVPSLPDALLPFRRTISLLRIPIMWTRLPICPPLLRLRLPIFPPPPQDVLYLPSLNDRTYDFAEVAEMLNGDEQISGELRGLLLRSAEKVTGWLAGNPYTRGKAGEGAPKSTIPLIVKNAFLECCKDKSILLICGTFFMFDEVLPVFDIRSDLQDPISMNEPSPM